A portion of the Shewanella sp. SNU WT4 genome contains these proteins:
- a CDS encoding response regulator has product MTPLYLVDDDQDVLDSLSWMLEGMGFASQSFTCPANLLSAVDIHAPAVMLLDIHMPGMDGMALLQHLVKLQSPIQIIMLTGHGNIAMAVQSMRVGALDFLEKPADGDKLKPLLLQAMQVSEQAYAAHNQHQLLRAQLNSLSPREHQVMTLVLAGKMNKVIASELELAQRTVELHKQKLLQKMQVSNAAELAWQLAKHQLRAEDQLLVAGEELK; this is encoded by the coding sequence ATGACCCCTTTATACCTAGTTGATGATGATCAAGATGTATTAGATTCATTAAGCTGGATGCTTGAAGGCATGGGATTCGCTAGCCAAAGTTTTACCTGCCCCGCAAACCTGCTTTCTGCCGTAGATATTCATGCGCCTGCGGTCATGCTGCTTGATATTCATATGCCGGGAATGGACGGCATGGCCTTACTGCAACACTTAGTAAAGCTGCAAAGTCCGATTCAAATCATCATGCTCACCGGCCATGGCAATATTGCTATGGCAGTGCAAAGCATGCGTGTTGGTGCGCTTGATTTTCTAGAAAAACCGGCGGACGGCGATAAGCTTAAACCTCTGTTACTTCAAGCCATGCAAGTCAGCGAGCAAGCGTATGCCGCGCACAATCAACACCAACTACTGCGCGCGCAACTCAATAGCCTAAGTCCCCGCGAGCACCAAGTGATGACCTTAGTGCTTGCGGGCAAAATGAATAAAGTCATTGCTAGCGAACTTGAACTAGCCCAACGTACCGTTGAGCTTCATAAGCAAAAATTACTGCAAAAAATGCAAGTAAGTAATGCCGCTGAACTAGCATGGCAGCTAGCTAAGCACCAACTAAGGGCTGAAGATCAATTGCTTGTAGCTGGGGAAGAACTCAAATGA
- a CDS encoding sodium:proton antiporter, with product MSVYHILCYFGAAAVLMAYLNSKLGKFQPTIAITAGAIMLSLLLVFTGRFHIFEFKAVAAHVINELDFQHFLLEGILGFLLFAGAINIKLTNLKDQKWEITVLALFATLVSTFFIGFVFYGFCQLIGLPLALVYCLLFGALISPTDPIAVLAIVKKLQAPERISTQIEGESLFNDGFGLVIFVTLFTIAFGDITPTVSSVSLLFLQEALGGILYGLVLGTLVHKLICHTADPSLEQLLTLLIPSAGYALASSLGVSGPLAMVVTGIIIGNWTRSQGFSPKTSDNLNHFWELIEEFLNCLLFLLIGLLMLTFAFHREDWLLMAFAIPLVLVGRYLSVRLSYLGFNRFRRYNPMAVSILTWGGLRGGLAIAMAMSVPAGIMVLPEKNIDVREIMLVMTYAVVVFSILVQGSTITPMITKAKRLDAESHQATSSDNAGGRVQ from the coding sequence ATGTCTGTCTATCATATTTTGTGCTACTTTGGCGCTGCTGCAGTGCTGATGGCTTATCTCAATAGTAAATTAGGAAAATTCCAACCGACAATCGCCATCACAGCTGGCGCTATTATGTTGTCATTACTGTTGGTGTTCACTGGTCGATTCCATATCTTTGAATTCAAAGCCGTCGCCGCCCATGTCATTAATGAACTAGATTTTCAGCACTTTTTACTCGAAGGTATTCTTGGCTTTTTGTTATTTGCCGGTGCTATCAACATTAAGCTTACCAACCTTAAAGACCAAAAGTGGGAAATTACTGTGCTGGCGTTGTTCGCCACCTTAGTCTCTACTTTTTTTATTGGTTTTGTGTTTTATGGTTTTTGTCAGTTAATTGGCTTACCGCTGGCGCTCGTCTATTGCTTGTTGTTTGGCGCTCTGATAAGCCCTACCGACCCTATCGCTGTGCTTGCCATAGTCAAAAAGTTACAAGCGCCCGAGCGAATCTCAACCCAAATTGAAGGCGAATCGCTATTCAATGATGGCTTTGGCTTAGTCATATTTGTGACCCTATTTACTATTGCCTTTGGTGATATCACGCCAACAGTAAGTAGCGTCAGCTTGTTATTCCTGCAAGAAGCGCTTGGCGGAATTCTTTATGGCCTAGTGTTAGGCACTTTAGTGCATAAACTCATTTGTCATACTGCTGATCCTTCACTAGAGCAGCTATTAACCTTACTCATTCCCTCCGCAGGTTATGCCCTCGCCTCCTCGCTGGGTGTCTCAGGCCCACTGGCCATGGTCGTCACTGGCATCATTATCGGTAACTGGACTCGCAGCCAAGGCTTTAGCCCTAAGACCAGTGATAACTTAAATCACTTTTGGGAATTGATAGAAGAGTTCTTAAATTGCCTGTTATTCCTGTTGATAGGGTTATTAATGCTGACCTTTGCGTTTCACCGCGAAGACTGGTTGTTAATGGCTTTTGCTATCCCGTTAGTATTAGTTGGGCGCTATCTTAGTGTTCGTCTTTCTTACCTAGGTTTTAATCGCTTTCGCCGCTACAACCCTATGGCAGTTTCGATTTTAACTTGGGGCGGTTTACGCGGCGGTTTAGCCATCGCTATGGCTATGTCAGTGCCTGCTGGCATTATGGTGTTACCTGAAAAAAATATTGATGTTCGTGAGATCATGCTGGTGATGACTTACGCGGTCGTGGTGTTTTCTATCTTAGTGCAGGGCTCAACCATCACGCCGATGATCACTAAGGCTAAGCGCTTAGACGCCGAAAGTCACCAAGCAACATCAAGTGATAACGCGGGTGGGCGTGTTCAATGA
- a CDS encoding TIM44-like domain-containing protein, which yields MKKLLALIPLMLAVVLVSPYADAKKFGGGKKFGSSYKTAPAKQQPQKTDTVSPQPGQATPAGQPAAAKQNAAQTAGSSKKGMFGGLMGGLLAGGLLAALFAGGAFEGLQMMDMAIIALLIFGAVMLFKMLRKSKAAPSQGSYQREAYAASTPNSAPAQNNAYQQPQQPQPQQHAYSAPEAAPIHGATDAPRPWFRAEVDANAADVPMNLPAGFDSTAFVKGAISHYETLQQAWNSNDLTKIEEYVAADIFSELVTARADEPTELYTQVLSVNAEIVRADYNNEHAQISLYFYGQFKESPQGVTQDIKDIWHLQRDLTQDGQPWLIVGIE from the coding sequence ATGAAAAAACTTTTAGCCCTAATCCCCTTGATGCTCGCCGTAGTGCTGGTATCTCCTTATGCCGACGCCAAAAAATTTGGTGGTGGTAAGAAATTTGGTAGCAGTTATAAAACTGCGCCTGCCAAACAGCAACCGCAAAAAACCGATACTGTTAGCCCACAACCAGGCCAAGCGACTCCCGCTGGCCAGCCTGCTGCCGCTAAGCAAAATGCTGCGCAAACTGCAGGTTCTTCTAAGAAGGGCATGTTTGGCGGATTAATGGGCGGCCTATTAGCCGGTGGTTTATTAGCCGCCTTATTTGCTGGTGGTGCATTTGAAGGCTTACAAATGATGGACATGGCCATCATTGCCTTATTGATCTTTGGCGCCGTGATGTTGTTTAAGATGCTGCGCAAAAGTAAAGCCGCGCCAAGCCAAGGCAGTTATCAGCGTGAAGCTTATGCGGCGTCAACGCCAAATTCAGCGCCAGCGCAAAACAATGCTTATCAACAGCCACAACAGCCACAACCTCAGCAGCACGCTTACAGCGCGCCTGAAGCTGCGCCTATTCATGGGGCAACTGATGCGCCACGTCCATGGTTCCGCGCTGAAGTTGATGCTAATGCTGCCGATGTGCCTATGAATCTGCCAGCAGGTTTTGACAGTACCGCTTTCGTTAAAGGCGCTATCAGTCACTATGAAACCTTGCAGCAGGCATGGAATAGCAATGATCTGACTAAAATTGAAGAGTATGTCGCAGCTGACATTTTCTCTGAATTAGTGACAGCTCGAGCGGATGAGCCAACTGAACTTTACACGCAAGTGTTGTCAGTGAATGCTGAGATTGTTCGTGCCGATTATAACAATGAGCACGCGCAAATTAGCTTGTATTTCTACGGTCAGTTTAAAGAGTCACCACAAGGTGTAACGCAAGATATCAAGGATATCTGGCACTTACAGCGTGACTTAACTCAAGACGGTCAGCCATGGTTGATTGTGGGTATTGAGTAA
- a CDS encoding CLCA_X family protein, whose protein sequence is MSPKTPQAFSTQNFFSRLACRRRGPDFRQGEIVGFADIQQTFGFDRLKLGRWVTKDEATLAAPIIFDAFADLAYLLNLPPKAIGLRQSLSLAFGSGGRQGVQAHYNSLSRELALAKHAGAGALAHEFWHGFDHYIAPKAYDLPLRNQAVQPFASDCWQQDLLSLEHPLNDRLLALFAIVMQEGAEPSSLVLRSKQLDKRLGRYYFSQPTELMARAFEAALEFDNRIANPYLVNGTRKGQFVDAGVYPDDEHLVAITRALLAYFEPLGRALSKQGI, encoded by the coding sequence ATGTCTCCTAAAACGCCTCAAGCATTCAGCACCCAGAATTTTTTTAGCCGCTTAGCTTGCCGGCGGCGTGGTCCTGATTTTCGTCAAGGGGAGATAGTCGGGTTTGCCGATATTCAGCAGACGTTTGGTTTCGATAGGCTAAAGCTTGGGCGCTGGGTGACGAAAGATGAGGCAACTCTAGCCGCGCCAATCATCTTTGATGCCTTTGCTGATCTTGCCTACTTACTTAATTTACCGCCCAAGGCCATAGGGCTGCGCCAAAGTTTAAGTTTGGCCTTTGGCAGTGGCGGCCGCCAAGGCGTACAGGCGCATTATAATAGTTTAAGCCGAGAGCTAGCCTTGGCAAAACACGCAGGCGCTGGAGCCTTAGCCCATGAGTTTTGGCATGGTTTTGATCATTATATTGCCCCAAAAGCCTATGATTTACCGCTGCGTAACCAAGCCGTTCAGCCATTTGCCAGTGATTGCTGGCAGCAAGATTTACTAAGTCTTGAGCATCCGCTGAACGACAGGCTATTAGCCTTATTTGCCATCGTCATGCAAGAGGGTGCAGAGCCATCATCCTTGGTGCTGCGCTCCAAGCAATTAGATAAGCGTTTAGGACGCTATTATTTTTCGCAGCCAACGGAATTGATGGCGCGTGCCTTTGAAGCGGCGCTCGAGTTTGATAACCGGATCGCCAATCCTTATTTAGTGAACGGTACGCGCAAGGGGCAGTTTGTTGATGCCGGGGTTTATCCTGATGATGAGCATTTAGTAGCAATTACTCGCGCACTCCTTGCCTATTTTGAACCGCTAGGTCGCGCCTTATCTAAACAAGGTATTTAA
- a CDS encoding acyl-CoA dehydrogenase, translated as MNVCSLVRRVMDMSLRTQLRKILPSISITEQEALDAGDVWLEGSIYQGKPDFSALRAIPDAKLSMAEQAFLDGPVMELLALVDDFAIQSGEHLPENVLNFLKVNKFFSLIIPKQYGGLAFSPYANSTIVATIAAKSSAVAVTVMVPNSLGPGELLMHYGTEAQRNYWLPKLAIGDDIPCFALTSPEAGSDAGGIPDIGIVTYGEYNGEKTLGLSVTWDKRYITLAPIATVLGLAFKVQDPSGLLGSSHDLGITCALIPKSHPGVQLGNRHDPMGIRFYNGTTRGDNVFIPMDFIIGGQQNIGRGWQMLVSCLGAGRGISLPALGVSVAQASFKSSAEYAAVREQFGLSIGKFEGIQQKLADIAGKTYLQESMRVLTTEGLGLGLKPSVVTAIAKYHMTEIGRDVLNSAMDIQAGKAIQCGPQNTLASGYVAQPIAITVEGANILTRNLMIFGQGVMRCHPYLQSMVEAIHSEASDADSTFNGILTKTVSYSVRNSLRAFKLGLLPFLAKQDRRLAEVVPYEKAVNQLAAKLAVYADFSLLVLGGKLKQAEMLSARLGDVMSYLYAAMASIRYYETKVLDANRTEAAPYFHYATRWSLAQAEKAMLDFLDNFPSAPTRQLMKFITLTYSAKMPKISDDLVRELAEAAQMNTKIKAQLTELIRPVAGDGNDINEQAYLAKMECLDLLARVKIALRKKTIRAGVRFSETLDAALASGVINAAEHQQLISYNHKRELAIRVDEFDFDLNLLSPHEHKASAAA; from the coding sequence ATGAATGTATGTTCCCTGGTCAGACGAGTAATGGATATGAGTTTACGCACCCAATTAAGGAAAATTTTACCCAGCATTTCTATCACAGAGCAGGAAGCGCTAGATGCTGGTGATGTCTGGCTTGAAGGTTCTATTTATCAAGGTAAACCTGATTTTTCAGCCCTGCGCGCCATTCCTGATGCCAAGTTAAGCATGGCAGAGCAAGCCTTCCTCGATGGCCCAGTGATGGAACTGCTGGCATTAGTGGATGACTTTGCGATTCAAAGTGGTGAACATTTACCTGAGAATGTACTTAATTTTCTCAAAGTTAATAAGTTCTTCTCACTAATCATTCCTAAGCAATATGGCGGTTTAGCATTTAGTCCATATGCTAACTCCACCATAGTGGCAACTATTGCCGCTAAAAGTTCAGCAGTGGCAGTAACCGTTATGGTGCCTAACTCCTTAGGCCCTGGTGAGTTATTAATGCACTACGGCACAGAGGCGCAGCGTAACTACTGGTTACCTAAGCTTGCCATTGGTGATGATATCCCATGTTTTGCGTTAACTAGCCCAGAAGCTGGCTCTGATGCTGGTGGTATCCCTGATATCGGCATAGTGACTTATGGTGAATATAACGGCGAGAAAACCTTAGGGTTATCGGTAACTTGGGATAAGCGCTATATCACTTTAGCCCCGATTGCGACGGTACTGGGGTTAGCTTTTAAGGTACAAGACCCAAGCGGTTTACTAGGCAGTAGTCATGATTTAGGCATTACTTGCGCACTTATTCCCAAAAGTCATCCAGGCGTGCAATTAGGTAATCGCCATGACCCTATGGGAATACGTTTTTACAACGGTACTACTCGTGGTGATAACGTCTTTATTCCAATGGACTTTATTATTGGTGGCCAGCAGAACATCGGTCGTGGCTGGCAAATGTTAGTGAGTTGCTTAGGGGCTGGTCGCGGAATTTCGTTACCTGCGCTTGGCGTCAGTGTGGCGCAGGCGTCATTTAAGTCCTCGGCTGAATATGCTGCCGTGCGTGAACAATTTGGCTTATCCATTGGTAAGTTTGAAGGTATTCAGCAAAAGTTGGCTGATATTGCCGGTAAAACCTATCTGCAAGAATCTATGCGTGTGCTTACTACGGAAGGCTTGGGCTTAGGCCTGAAACCTTCAGTGGTTACGGCTATTGCTAAATATCACATGACAGAAATTGGTCGTGATGTGCTTAATTCCGCCATGGATATCCAAGCGGGTAAAGCCATACAATGCGGGCCACAAAATACTTTGGCTTCAGGCTATGTAGCTCAGCCTATTGCCATTACTGTGGAAGGCGCCAACATTCTCACCCGTAACTTGATGATTTTTGGTCAAGGCGTGATGCGCTGTCATCCATATCTGCAAAGTATGGTAGAAGCTATTCACAGTGAGGCGTCAGATGCCGACAGCACCTTTAATGGCATATTAACTAAGACTGTCAGTTATAGTGTTCGTAATAGTTTACGCGCCTTTAAACTCGGTTTATTGCCTTTCTTGGCTAAGCAAGATAGGCGCTTAGCTGAAGTGGTCCCTTATGAAAAAGCCGTTAATCAGTTAGCCGCAAAGCTTGCTGTGTATGCCGATTTCTCTTTGCTGGTATTAGGCGGCAAGTTGAAACAAGCTGAAATGCTGTCAGCGCGTCTTGGCGACGTCATGAGCTACTTGTATGCGGCGATGGCCTCCATTCGCTATTACGAAACCAAAGTGCTGGATGCTAATCGCACCGAAGCCGCGCCGTATTTTCATTATGCTACGCGTTGGTCTTTAGCGCAGGCAGAAAAGGCCATGTTAGATTTCTTAGATAACTTCCCATCGGCGCCAACCCGCCAATTGATGAAGTTCATCACCTTAACTTACTCAGCTAAGATGCCTAAGATTTCTGATGATTTAGTGCGTGAGTTAGCTGAAGCCGCGCAAATGAATACCAAAATTAAAGCGCAGCTTACCGAGCTCATTCGCCCTGTAGCGGGGGATGGTAATGACATCAATGAGCAAGCTTATCTGGCGAAGATGGAATGCTTGGATTTACTGGCGCGGGTTAAGATTGCGCTGCGTAAAAAGACGATTAGAGCTGGGGTGAGATTCTCTGAGACATTAGATGCCGCATTAGCTTCTGGGGTGATTAATGCCGCCGAGCATCAACAGCTCATCAGTTATAATCACAAACGTGAACTTGCAATTCGCGTTGATGAATTTGATTTTGATTTAAATTTATTAAGCCCGCATGAGCATAAAGCCTCTGCAGCAGCCTAA
- a CDS encoding DUF4156 domain-containing protein, translating into MKYLIAALLPLMLTGCITFPTENSNNVKVIWDNHYSIAECQYLDTVLGSEGHFYDFWLHSDQNMVWGTLNQMRIKTAALGGDTLYLYQPLGFLGSVTMMANAYDCSGQMVLMEQESTDAEVTTLDEEKVTDVE; encoded by the coding sequence ATGAAATATCTAATTGCTGCACTATTGCCGTTAATGCTAACGGGTTGCATAACTTTTCCAACTGAAAACTCTAATAATGTCAAAGTGATATGGGATAATCACTATAGTATTGCTGAATGTCAGTATCTTGATACTGTGCTTGGCAGTGAAGGTCACTTTTATGACTTCTGGTTACATAGCGATCAAAACATGGTGTGGGGAACACTTAACCAAATGCGCATTAAAACCGCAGCATTAGGCGGCGATACCTTATATCTTTACCAACCGTTAGGTTTCTTAGGGTCAGTGACCATGATGGCTAATGCCTATGACTGTAGTGGCCAAATGGTGCTGATGGAGCAAGAGTCCACTGACGCAGAAGTTACCACTCTTGATGAAGAGAAGGTTACAGACGTTGAATAA
- a CDS encoding EAL domain-containing protein, producing MMVVNNRDPLQLICKLEAFNRQQHRYTIGGLSETLSMSIGCVDNQEQLSFDDSLKYANMCMYLSKKQFSSQVVQLDSQVKKQIDNTFALFDFIKCQQQWTQHLYLVFQQQWDVNSEAICVESLLRLDGLPFDHVALLTEIENRDQAYLLDIWVLEQVLEQHKLRPDIEFSVNAFPSSFCQVEYLQRLSQLSPSQRRGLLFEITEQQANCFTAQQCQAILATGVRLSIDDFGVGFTNLDLILRLHPEEVKLDASFMRKDYQQDALIGLINALLTLGTSLGFTLTVEGIETRDNYQWLKDMGVSKFQGYLFSKPNRNLAASAMAFDDLDRCLKE from the coding sequence ATGATGGTGGTTAATAACCGTGATCCATTGCAACTTATCTGTAAACTGGAGGCATTTAACCGCCAGCAGCATAGATATACTATTGGCGGCCTGAGCGAAACCCTAAGCATGAGTATTGGTTGCGTTGATAACCAAGAGCAACTCAGTTTCGATGACTCATTAAAATATGCCAATATGTGCATGTACCTTAGTAAAAAGCAGTTTTCAAGCCAAGTCGTCCAATTGGACTCTCAGGTAAAAAAGCAAATAGATAATACCTTTGCTTTGTTTGATTTTATTAAGTGTCAACAGCAGTGGACACAGCACTTATATCTTGTTTTTCAGCAGCAATGGGATGTGAATTCCGAAGCTATTTGTGTTGAATCGTTACTGCGCTTAGACGGCTTACCGTTTGATCATGTGGCCTTATTAACTGAAATTGAAAATCGAGATCAAGCTTACTTGCTTGATATCTGGGTACTTGAGCAAGTATTAGAGCAACATAAACTCAGACCTGACATTGAATTTTCGGTTAACGCTTTTCCCTCATCTTTTTGCCAAGTGGAGTATTTACAACGCTTGAGTCAGCTCTCGCCAAGTCAGCGCCGCGGCTTGTTATTTGAAATTACCGAGCAACAAGCTAATTGTTTTACCGCGCAGCAATGTCAAGCGATTTTAGCCACTGGCGTACGTTTATCGATTGATGATTTTGGGGTTGGCTTTACCAATTTAGATTTGATTTTGCGATTGCATCCTGAAGAAGTGAAACTAGATGCAAGTTTTATGAGGAAGGATTATCAGCAGGATGCCTTGATTGGTCTCATCAATGCTTTATTAACCTTGGGGACGAGCTTAGGCTTTACCCTCACCGTTGAGGGAATAGAAACCCGTGATAATTATCAGTGGTTGAAAGACATGGGAGTCAGTAAGTTTCAAGGCTATTTGTTCTCTAAACCTAATCGTAATTTAGCCGCAAGTGCCATGGCGTTTGATGATCTTGATCGCTGTTTGAAAGAGTGA
- a CDS encoding IS4 family transposase — MLIISLKKQFMQFFSAHFLQKTAKNIGLMKRCRAILPEQLVLSLISALSKGNCTSIADLLRQFNGMCLTEMDNVAYKPFHNQLRKEAFPLFMRQLVQFAIAQFARQQCAQLPDKMSCFNDVLLQDGSSFHVHRQLASVYPSRFKRNPAAIECHMTMSLKTFSPTAMTISADTASERDYLPKPATMDNKLLLADAGYPDFDYFAELERHGGFYIFRGAKSLNPTVIEARNCKGRTLTKLAGKKLKEITRRTNRTEVLDLAVCRGNQTFRVIRRWFAEEQRFCIWLTNLPRETYSADDIMAIYRCRWQIELMFKELKSHTNWQRFATAQKAIVDGLVWASLLALCIRRSTALQIMPSVSLFKAAKNVDVWLLPIFECISHKSWSEIIDKIDWAIRYITKNAPKAQQRKSKKDITLDGIYEQLNA; from the coding sequence GTGTTGATTATCTCTCTTAAAAAGCAGTTTATGCAATTCTTTAGCGCTCACTTTCTTCAAAAAACGGCAAAAAATATTGGCCTCATGAAACGATGTCGAGCGATTTTGCCCGAACAACTTGTACTCAGTCTGATTTCGGCGCTCAGTAAGGGGAATTGTACTTCAATTGCCGATCTGCTCAGGCAGTTCAACGGGATGTGTCTGACCGAAATGGATAATGTGGCTTACAAACCTTTTCACAATCAGCTCAGAAAAGAAGCTTTTCCTCTATTCATGCGTCAGTTAGTACAGTTTGCTATCGCACAATTTGCCCGGCAGCAATGTGCTCAATTACCCGATAAGATGTCTTGTTTTAATGATGTGTTGCTCCAAGATGGTAGTTCTTTTCACGTTCATAGGCAGTTGGCATCTGTTTATCCAAGCCGCTTTAAGCGTAACCCTGCAGCGATAGAGTGCCATATGACCATGTCTCTCAAAACCTTTAGTCCTACTGCAATGACGATTAGTGCCGACACGGCTTCGGAGAGAGATTATCTTCCTAAACCAGCAACGATGGACAACAAATTGCTGCTAGCAGATGCAGGTTACCCAGACTTTGATTACTTTGCCGAGCTTGAGCGGCATGGAGGGTTCTACATTTTTCGGGGAGCCAAATCCCTCAACCCGACGGTCATCGAAGCGAGGAACTGTAAAGGTCGAACACTGACTAAGTTGGCAGGCAAAAAACTCAAAGAGATTACGCGCCGCACCAATCGGACAGAGGTGCTTGATTTGGCGGTTTGTAGAGGCAATCAGACATTTCGGGTAATAAGACGCTGGTTTGCCGAAGAACAACGATTTTGCATTTGGCTTACTAATCTGCCACGAGAAACCTACTCTGCAGATGATATTATGGCAATTTATCGCTGTCGCTGGCAGATAGAGCTGATGTTTAAAGAGTTGAAATCTCATACTAACTGGCAGCGATTTGCTACAGCACAAAAAGCCATCGTTGATGGCTTAGTCTGGGCCAGTTTATTGGCATTGTGCATTAGACGCAGTACGGCACTGCAGATAATGCCTTCAGTTTCGTTATTCAAGGCTGCAAAGAATGTTGATGTGTGGCTGCTGCCCATATTTGAGTGCATTAGCCACAAATCATGGTCAGAAATAATAGATAAGATTGATTGGGCGATCCGTTATATAACGAAGAACGCCCCAAAAGCACAACAGAGAAAATCTAAGAAAGACATAACGTTAGATGGAATTTATGAACAGCTTAATGCTTAA
- a CDS encoding GGDEF domain-containing protein yields MNLPVNSQYIESELAVNVQVSRALANAPYGVLVVNSDFKIVYVNQQVEVNTGYSAKQIIGQNPRVFRSQKTSIKTFRDLYSSLQLNGHWSGYLYNRTKDGRIIKELSFIDKVISQGETFYLVIRANYLRLHQDLNKLKMASLRDSLTGLWNRNGLNKLQQIIVNSHYSMAFININQFKFYNDKYGHQFGDKLLQQVSKQLQSDFNEEYVFRLSGDEFMVVT; encoded by the coding sequence TTGAATTTACCTGTAAACAGTCAATATATAGAAAGTGAATTAGCAGTGAATGTCCAAGTCTCTCGGGCATTGGCTAATGCACCTTATGGGGTGTTAGTCGTTAATAGTGATTTTAAGATAGTATATGTCAATCAGCAGGTTGAAGTTAATACTGGCTACAGTGCCAAGCAAATCATAGGTCAAAACCCGCGCGTATTTCGAAGTCAAAAGACCAGTATAAAAACGTTCCGCGATTTGTATTCGAGTCTGCAACTCAATGGTCATTGGAGCGGTTATCTTTACAATCGCACTAAAGATGGCCGCATCATTAAAGAATTGTCATTTATTGATAAAGTGATTAGCCAAGGTGAAACATTTTATTTAGTGATCCGTGCTAATTATCTTAGGTTACACCAAGACCTTAATAAGCTTAAAATGGCGTCACTGCGCGATAGTCTTACCGGACTTTGGAATCGTAACGGTCTTAACAAATTGCAGCAAATCATAGTGAATAGCCATTATTCGATGGCGTTTATTAATATTAATCAATTTAAATTTTATAACGATAAGTACGGCCATCAGTTTGGTGATAAATTATTGCAGCAGGTATCTAAGCAATTACAATCCGATTTTAATGAAGAATATGTGTTTAGGTTGTCCGGTGATGAGTTTATGGTGGTTACATAG
- a CDS encoding lytic polysaccharide monooxygenase, producing the protein MKKLLLISSITMLSASFHSQVSAHGWVEFPAARQVICSQDGGHWSNNGQDIPNQACKAAYDISGTYPFVQINEFAALTKDYRDIEAVKRQVPNGELCSAGASAKLGMSNPSSEWQKTKIKLDSNNQILLTFHASAPHNPSFWEFYLTKPDYDPSQALTWDDLELVDTEGNVAVSDDRKYRIKVTLPADRKGDAILYTRWQRDDPAGEGFYNCSDINFSANGTDGNGGDIVDPEDPTFNELGYYLPQGYPTPNVDDYVSFRGFNNNGQEQLEERLLITANNQDNWPELLALKVNDKHKNKWFIGVWHAEMQHYMYDRQQPYANKVWNNDSKASYALSIVHAEPPIDPPTPPQPGDNWNKDTTYNDGDTAIHLGKHWQAHWWTKGDEPGTTGEWGVWREINGTTPPLPPEPPVPPVTGDEWKVEATYSEGQQVTHNQVLWQAHWWTKGEEPGTTGEWGVWRAVK; encoded by the coding sequence TTGAAAAAACTATTATTAATCTCAAGCATAACAATGCTGAGTGCGTCTTTTCATTCGCAAGTGTCAGCCCATGGCTGGGTTGAGTTTCCTGCGGCGCGCCAAGTCATATGTTCGCAAGACGGTGGGCACTGGTCAAATAATGGCCAAGACATTCCTAACCAAGCCTGTAAAGCGGCTTATGACATCTCTGGAACATACCCTTTTGTGCAAATCAATGAATTTGCAGCGTTAACCAAAGATTATCGTGATATTGAAGCGGTTAAACGTCAAGTACCTAATGGCGAGCTGTGCTCTGCTGGTGCTAGCGCTAAATTGGGTATGAGCAATCCTTCAAGCGAATGGCAAAAAACTAAGATTAAGCTTGATAGCAATAATCAAATTTTATTGACCTTCCATGCTTCTGCGCCCCACAACCCGTCATTTTGGGAGTTTTATTTAACTAAACCTGATTACGACCCAAGCCAAGCATTGACGTGGGATGATTTGGAACTGGTCGACACCGAAGGCAATGTGGCGGTTAGCGATGATCGTAAATATCGCATCAAGGTGACTTTACCTGCAGATCGTAAAGGCGACGCCATTTTATACACTCGTTGGCAGCGTGATGACCCAGCCGGTGAAGGCTTCTATAACTGTAGTGATATTAACTTTAGTGCCAATGGTACTGATGGTAACGGTGGCGATATTGTCGACCCAGAAGATCCAACATTCAATGAGCTAGGTTATTACTTGCCACAAGGCTACCCAACGCCAAATGTTGATGATTATGTGAGTTTCCGTGGCTTTAATAATAATGGCCAAGAGCAACTAGAAGAGCGCTTATTAATTACTGCCAACAATCAAGATAACTGGCCGGAATTATTAGCCCTGAAAGTCAACGATAAGCATAAAAATAAATGGTTTATCGGCGTTTGGCATGCAGAAATGCAGCACTATATGTACGACCGCCAGCAGCCTTATGCTAACAAGGTATGGAATAACGACAGCAAAGCAAGTTATGCCTTAAGTATCGTCCATGCTGAGCCGCCAATTGATCCACCAACGCCGCCACAACCAGGTGATAACTGGAATAAAGATACCACCTATAACGATGGTGATACTGCCATTCATTTAGGTAAACATTGGCAAGCCCATTGGTGGACTAAAGGCGATGAACCAGGCACTACCGGTGAATGGGGTGTATGGCGTGAAATCAACGGCACTACTCCGCCTTTACCACCTGAGCCACCAGTTCCTCCAGTCACAGGTGACGAGTGGAAGGTGGAAGCGACTTACTCTGAAGGCCAACAAGTGACCCACAATCAAGTACTGTGGCAAGCCCATTGGTGGACTAAAGGCGAAGAGCCTGGCACTACCGGCGAATGGGGGGTGTGGCGCGCGGTTAAATAA